In Pedobacter sp. W3I1, one DNA window encodes the following:
- a CDS encoding DUF1579 domain-containing protein — protein sequence MAKSKFEQSLIDGAHQKLQSLIGNWKGTTKTWFEKDVLADESLSEAKITAILGNRFISFDYQGSLEGKAFEGKMIIGFDIPYQRFTISWIDSFHMGTQIMLSSGEATSNGFSVVGEYGSPEYGEQLWGWRTTLEIINADEIILTAYNVSPEGEEAKATETIYKRK from the coding sequence ATGGCGAAAAGTAAATTCGAGCAATCTTTAATAGATGGCGCTCACCAAAAGCTTCAAAGCTTAATTGGTAACTGGAAAGGTACAACCAAAACCTGGTTCGAAAAAGACGTGCTGGCAGATGAATCTCTATCTGAAGCAAAAATTACTGCTATCCTGGGTAACCGTTTTATTTCTTTTGATTACCAGGGAAGTTTGGAAGGAAAAGCTTTTGAAGGCAAAATGATTATTGGTTTCGATATTCCTTACCAAAGATTTACGATAAGTTGGATCGATAGCTTTCACATGGGGACACAAATCATGCTTTCGAGTGGTGAAGCTACGTCAAATGGCTTTTCAGTTGTTGGTGAATATGGTAGTCCGGAATATGGCGAACAGCTTTGGGGCTGGAGAACAACACTGGAAATTATCAATGCAGATGAAATTATATTAACCGCATATAACGTTTCGCCGGAAGGGGAAGAAGCAAAAGCTACGGAGACGATTTATAAGAGAAAGTAA
- a CDS encoding alkylphosphonate utilization protein: MSLTQELQTRSGNKCELCTAETHLSVYEVPPTSNANSDNSILVCKTCLDQIEKTEQLAPSHWKILTETMWSEFAPVQVVAWRMLSRLRNEVWAADSLDILYLEDETLEWAKKTGDHEQDGTVEFHQDSNGTRLFEGDTVVLVKTLDVKGSTLSAKLGTVVKNIRLVHDNIEQIEGKVEGQTIVILTKYLRKG; the protein is encoded by the coding sequence ATGTCTTTAACACAAGAATTACAAACCCGTTCAGGTAATAAATGCGAATTATGCACCGCTGAAACCCATTTATCGGTGTACGAAGTACCGCCAACCAGCAATGCCAATAGCGATAACAGCATTTTAGTTTGTAAAACCTGCTTAGACCAGATTGAAAAAACGGAACAGCTTGCCCCTAGCCACTGGAAAATATTAACTGAAACCATGTGGTCGGAATTTGCCCCCGTACAGGTTGTTGCGTGGAGAATGTTGAGCAGGTTAAGAAATGAAGTCTGGGCAGCAGATAGTCTGGATATTTTATACCTTGAAGATGAAACGTTAGAATGGGCTAAAAAAACCGGCGACCATGAGCAAGATGGTACGGTAGAATTTCATCAGGACAGCAATGGCACGCGCTTATTTGAAGGCGATACCGTGGTTTTGGTTAAAACTTTAGATGTTAAAGGCTCAACTTTGAGCGCTAAATTGGGTACTGTAGTTAAAAACATCCGGTTAGTTCATGATAACATCGAACAAATTGAAGGTAAGGTTGAAGGACAGACTATTGTAATTCTAACCAAATACCTCCGCAAAGGATAA
- the ctlX gene encoding citrulline utilization hydrolase CtlX, with protein MQTTNHILMIRPVDFKFNEQTAGNNKFQIATTETNVQTAALKEFDAFVDLLRQNNVDVTVVDDTLQPETPDSIFPNNWVSFHEDGSVYLYPMFSENRRLERRKEILEDLKEKFEVNHISDLSFYEHQHAFLEGTGSMVLDRTNKIAYTCLSVRTDEEVLNNFCMLTGYKPVAFQAVDGSNFPIYHTNVMMCIGDRFAVICLDSIKDPEEKLKVTISLKGSGKEIIEISLEQMNKFAGNMLQVSNADNKSLLVMSEQAYLSLTAEQIAALQQYSKIIYAPLYTIEKNGGGSARCMLAEIHLPSKS; from the coding sequence ATGCAAACAACCAATCATATTTTAATGATCCGCCCCGTTGATTTTAAATTCAACGAGCAAACAGCGGGAAATAATAAGTTTCAAATTGCAACAACCGAAACCAATGTACAAACAGCGGCCTTAAAAGAGTTCGATGCCTTTGTTGATTTACTCCGGCAAAACAATGTTGATGTAACGGTAGTAGACGATACTTTACAGCCTGAAACGCCTGATTCTATTTTTCCGAACAACTGGGTTTCCTTCCACGAAGATGGCTCAGTATATCTTTATCCAATGTTTTCTGAAAACCGCAGGTTAGAACGCAGGAAGGAAATATTGGAGGATTTAAAAGAAAAATTCGAAGTTAACCACATCAGCGATTTGAGCTTTTATGAACATCAACATGCATTTTTAGAGGGCACTGGAAGCATGGTTTTAGACCGTACCAATAAAATTGCTTACACCTGTCTGAGTGTGCGCACTGATGAAGAAGTGCTGAATAATTTTTGCATGCTTACCGGATATAAACCAGTGGCATTCCAGGCGGTTGATGGATCTAATTTCCCGATTTACCATACCAATGTAATGATGTGCATCGGCGACCGTTTTGCTGTAATCTGCCTGGATTCGATTAAAGATCCAGAAGAAAAATTAAAGGTTACCATTAGCTTAAAAGGCAGTGGAAAAGAAATCATCGAAATCAGCCTGGAGCAGATGAACAAATTTGCAGGCAACATGCTGCAAGTTAGCAATGCCGATAACAAGAGCTTGTTGGTAATGTCTGAACAGGCATACCTATCCCTAACTGCTGAGCAGATTGCTGCATTACAACAATATAGCAAGATTATTTATGCTCCGCTTTACACCATCGAAAAAAATGGTGGAGGCAGCGCAAGATGCATGCTGGCTGAGATACATTTGCCAAGTAAATCGTAG
- a CDS encoding DUF72 domain-containing protein has protein sequence MQFGKVDDPSIIDFTLPADAPETAAILAANKPKQSFQAYVGCAKWNKADLKGFYPKGTKDELTYYSTQFNSIELNATFYGMPTREQVITWTQKTPADFKFFPKLTNTISHFKRLINVKEPVEQYCDAISNFEDKLGMAFLQLHDNFKPKDFERLKIVINEFPKVIPLGVEVRNGEWFSNPAIANEFAQLFQENGVANIIVDTAGRRDMLHMRLTSPTAFVRFVGANDDEIDKRRLDDWIERIVSWKEQGLQNLYFFVHQNVELSSPLFSAYFTEKLNKAVGTGLKIPVMANQASPSLF, from the coding sequence ATGCAATTCGGTAAAGTAGACGATCCTTCGATTATAGATTTCACCCTTCCTGCTGATGCTCCTGAAACAGCGGCAATTTTAGCAGCAAATAAACCTAAACAATCTTTCCAGGCTTACGTGGGTTGTGCCAAATGGAATAAGGCTGATTTAAAGGGCTTTTATCCAAAAGGAACAAAAGACGAACTGACTTATTATTCCACTCAATTTAATTCAATTGAGTTAAATGCTACTTTCTACGGCATGCCTACCCGCGAACAGGTAATCACCTGGACGCAAAAAACACCTGCAGATTTTAAGTTTTTTCCAAAACTGACCAATACCATCAGTCACTTTAAAAGGTTAATCAACGTTAAAGAACCTGTAGAGCAGTATTGCGATGCCATCAGTAATTTTGAAGATAAACTGGGCATGGCTTTCCTTCAATTACACGATAATTTTAAACCTAAAGATTTCGAAAGGTTAAAAATAGTAATCAATGAGTTTCCAAAAGTAATTCCTTTGGGTGTTGAAGTGAGAAATGGCGAATGGTTCTCAAATCCAGCCATTGCCAATGAGTTTGCGCAATTGTTTCAGGAAAATGGTGTGGCGAATATTATTGTAGATACAGCGGGAAGAAGAGACATGCTGCACATGCGTTTAACCTCACCTACGGCCTTTGTGCGTTTTGTTGGCGCCAATGATGATGAAATTGATAAAAGACGCTTAGACGATTGGATTGAAAGAATTGTGAGCTGGAAAGAACAGGGATTACAAAACCTGTATTTCTTTGTCCATCAAAATGTAGAGCTTTCCTCTCCGCTATTTTCTGCTTATTTTACAGAGAAACTGAATAAAGCTGTTGGGACTGGTTTAAAAATTCCGGTTATGGCCAATCAGGCTTCCCCAAGTTTATTTTAG
- a CDS encoding arginine decarboxylase, with product MQSYSEFLDLSVGFPQEGFDVIDDELYFQDLNLMEMIETYGTPLRFTYLPMVSKKIQQAKILFQTAILKNNYRGDYKYCYCTKSSHFKHIVEEALKNNIHLETSSAFDMPMVDALEKKGVLTKDTTIICNGFKTYQYKQYIIDMLHDGYTNIIPVLDNKEEFNLFDDEVDIDTPCNLGIRIAAEEQPDSQFYTSRLGVRMEDIIDFYNNKIVHNPNFRVKLLHFFINSGITDSPYYWNELEKYVTLYCKFKKINPDLDTLDIGGGMPFKDSLVFDFDYEYMVNEIVKRIKEICAIHEVMEPDIITEFGKYTVAEASGILYKVLGRKQQNDRERWLMLDGSFITNLPDVWALNQKYILLPVNNWDAEYERVNLGGITCDGQDYYNQEAHMNSVFMPKTRKVQYLGFFHTGAYQEVLSGYGGIHHCLLPSPKHVLIRRNRDESFNFEVFGEEQNSKQVLKILGY from the coding sequence ATGCAGAGTTACTCAGAATTTCTTGATCTAAGTGTTGGTTTCCCGCAAGAGGGTTTCGATGTTATAGATGATGAATTATATTTTCAGGATTTAAACCTGATGGAAATGATTGAAACTTACGGTACTCCCCTACGTTTCACGTATTTACCCATGGTAAGTAAGAAGATTCAGCAGGCGAAGATTCTTTTCCAAACCGCTATTTTAAAGAACAATTATCGTGGCGATTACAAATATTGCTACTGTACAAAAAGCTCGCATTTTAAGCATATTGTAGAAGAAGCTTTAAAAAATAACATCCACCTGGAAACTTCTTCGGCTTTTGATATGCCGATGGTTGACGCTTTAGAGAAAAAAGGGGTATTAACGAAAGATACTACCATTATCTGTAACGGCTTTAAAACCTACCAGTACAAACAATATATCATTGATATGTTGCACGATGGTTATACCAATATTATCCCTGTTTTAGACAATAAAGAGGAATTTAACCTTTTTGATGATGAAGTAGATATCGATACCCCCTGTAATTTAGGTATCCGTATTGCTGCTGAAGAGCAGCCAGATTCGCAGTTCTATACTTCACGTTTAGGCGTACGTATGGAAGATATTATCGATTTTTACAACAACAAAATCGTTCATAATCCTAATTTCAGAGTTAAATTATTACACTTTTTCATTAACTCGGGTATTACCGATTCGCCATACTACTGGAACGAGTTAGAGAAATATGTAACGCTGTATTGCAAGTTCAAAAAAATCAATCCTGATTTGGACACCCTTGATATTGGTGGTGGTATGCCATTTAAAGATTCGTTGGTGTTTGATTTCGATTACGAATACATGGTAAACGAAATTGTAAAAAGGATTAAAGAAATCTGTGCCATCCACGAGGTAATGGAACCAGATATTATTACTGAATTTGGGAAATATACAGTTGCCGAGGCTTCCGGAATTCTATATAAAGTATTGGGCCGTAAACAACAGAACGACCGTGAGCGTTGGTTAATGTTAGATGGTTCTTTCATTACCAATTTACCTGATGTTTGGGCATTGAACCAAAAATATATCCTGTTACCAGTTAATAATTGGGACGCTGAATATGAACGGGTAAACTTAGGTGGCATTACCTGCGACGGGCAGGACTATTACAACCAGGAAGCACATATGAACAGTGTATTTATGCCGAAAACGCGTAAAGTACAATACTTAGGTTTCTTCCATACGGGTGCCTACCAGGAGGTATTGAGCGGTTATGGTGGCATTCACCACTGTTTATTGCCAAGCCCTAAACATGTATTAATTCGCAGAAACCGCGATGAAAGTTTCAATTTTGAGGTTTTTGGAGAGGAACAGAACAGTAAGCAAGTATTGAAGATTCTGGGTTACTAG